In Nicotiana tabacum cultivar K326 chromosome 11, ASM71507v2, whole genome shotgun sequence, a single window of DNA contains:
- the LOC107782328 gene encoding putative protein phosphatase 2C 53 — protein MPCAIALTNSPIFSPSQQTPKLLSPFYCKLSSVSSPTNRNSFYASSSLLSPSPKSPLSPLTYNRSLREEAEKEAAVCSTSSLPSPTILKRKRPARITIPIASLRLEQVDQTPREESSRLDEVEVEGEGYSVYCKRGKKRGDMEDRYSAIVDESKDGSKQAFFGVFDGHGGAKAAEFAAKNLGRNIINEVALRSEDGVEEAVKEGYLTTDTDFLKLNTNGGSCCVTALIQNGQLIVSNAGDCRAVLSRGGVAEALTVDHRPSRQDEMERIQSLGGYVDCCRGVWRIQGSLAVSRGIGDSHLKRWVIAEPETKILTIEPECEFLILASDGLWEKVTNQEAVEVARPLCIGVDNVQRLSACKKLIDLAVMRGSSDDISAMIIQLSQFVQ, from the exons atgCCTTGTGCAATAGCATTAACAAACTCTCCAATTTTCTCACCATCACAACAAACACCAAAACTACTTTCGCCATTTTACTGTAAACTATCATCTGTATCATCACCAACAAATCGCAATTCGTTTTATGCATCGTCGTCTTTATTATCTCCATCACCAAAATCACCTTTATCACCGTTGACTTACAACAGAAGTCTCAGAGAAGAGGCGGAGAAGGAGGCGGCGGTGTGTTCCACGTCATCATTACCGTCGCcgacgattttgaagaggaaaaGACCGGCGAGGATTACGATTCCGATTGCATCTTTGAGATTAGAACAGGTTGATCAAACGCCGAGGGAAGAGAGTAGTAGGTTAGATGAAGTGGAAGTTGAAGGAGAAGGATACTCTGTGTATTGTAAAAGAGGGAAAAAGAGAGGTGATATGGAAGATCGGTATTCGGCCATAGTTGATGAATCTAAGGACGGCTCTAAACAG GCCTTTTTTGGTGTATTTGATGGACATGGGGGAGCAAAAGCTGCAGAGTTTGCAGCAAAGAATTTAGGCAGGAACATTATAAATGAAGTAGCGTTAAGGAGTGAAGACGGAGTTGAAGAGGCAGTTAAAGAGGGTTACCTCACTACAGATACAGACTTCCTAAAGCTAAATACAAATGGAGGAAGTTGTTGTGTGACAGCACTGATACAAAATGGACAACTTATTGTATCAAATGCCGGTGATTGTCGCGCTGTATTGAGCAGAGGAGGCGTAGCAGAGGCGCTCACAGTCGATCACCGCCCTTCTAGGCAAGATGAAATGGAAAGAATTCAAAGCCTG GGTGGTTATGTAGATTGTTGTCGAGGTGTGTGGAGAATTCAAGGATCTTTAGCTGTGTCAAGAGGAATAGGAGATTCTCATCTTAAAAGATGGGTAATAGCTGAACCAGAGACAAAAATATTGACTATTGAACCAGAATGTGAATTCTTGATCCTTGCCTCTGATGGACTTTGGGAAAAG GTTACTAATCAGGAGGCGGTGGAGGTAGCGCGACCTTTGTGCATAGGTGTTGATAACGTACAACGATTATCTGCTTGTAAAAAGCTTATTGATTTGGCAGTAATGAGAGGATCCTCTGATGATATAAGCGCAATGATCATTCAGCTAAGTCAATTTGTTCAATAA